Proteins from one Neodiprion fabricii isolate iyNeoFabr1 chromosome 5, iyNeoFabr1.1, whole genome shotgun sequence genomic window:
- the LOC124182887 gene encoding deaminated glutathione amidase isoform X2 → MIRSLILPLPSLCQFTCNSIFVATRALSTMSTRLVAVCQMTSTGDREKNFEVVSSLVSQAKGNNACIAMFPEACDYLADNKKDIVAMAEPLDGELMRRYKCLARNHDICLSLGGIHEKSAENRDKIYNSHVLINNRGEMVAVYRKIHLFDMDNPETGVRLMESDYVDRGGEILPPVQTPAGLMGLSICYDMRFPEISLSLRKMGAQILTFPSAFTYQTGAAHWEVILRARAIESQCYVIAAAQTGAHNKKRVSWGHAMIVDPWGTVIAQCAERTGIAVAEIDLDLLDKIRKNMPCDKHRRTDLYPELKPLEQFK, encoded by the exons ATGATTCGATCGCTCATCCTGCCTCTTCCATCTCTATGTCAATTTACTTGCAACAG CATATTTGTGGCAACTCGCGCGTTATCCACAATGTCCACGCGATTAGTAGCTGTTTGTCAAATGACGTCTACTGGggacagagaaaaaaattttgaggtcGTCTCGAGCCTCGTATCTCAAGCTAAAGGAAACAACGCCTGC ATTGCCATGTTTCCAGAGGCTTGCGATTATTTGGCAGATAATAAGAAGGATATCGTAGCAATGGCAGAGCCACTCGACGGAGAATTGATGAGGCGATACAAATGTTTAGCCCGGAATCATGACATCTGTTTATCATTAGGAGGAATTCACGAAAAA TCCGCTGAGAATCGTGACAAAATTTACAACTCACACGTTTTAATAAACAACAGGGGTGAAATGGTCGCAGTCTAcagaaaaatacatttatttgatATGGATAATCCAGAGACGGGAGTTAGGTTAATGGAATCAGACTATGTGGATAGaggtggtgaaattttaccacCTGTACAGACTCCAGCTGGACTAATGGGCTTGAGTATC TGTTACGACATGCGTTTCCCTGAAATATCTCTGAGTTTGAGAAAAATGGGGGCCCAAATACTGACGTTTCCCTCCGCATTCACGTATCAAACGGGTGCTGCTCATTGGGAGGTAATTCTGAGGGCTAGAGCAATAGAAAGCCAATGCTACGTCATTGCAGCGGCTCAAACAGGAGCACACAATAAGAAGCGTGTTAGTTGGGGACATGCGATG ATTGTCGACCCGTGGGGAACGGTGATAGCACAATGCGCGGAAAGAACAGGTATCGCTGTAGCTGAAATAGACCTGGACTTGTTGgataaaattcgtaaaaatatgCCATGCGATAAACATAGGCGTACAGATTTATATCCTGAATTAAAGCCTCTGGAACagttcaaataa
- the LOC124182887 gene encoding deaminated glutathione amidase isoform X3: protein MSTRLVAVCQMTSTGDREKNFEVVSSLVSQAKGNNACIAMFPEACDYLADNKKDIVAMAEPLDGELMRRYKCLARNHDICLSLGGIHEKSAENRDKIYNSHVLINNRGEMVAVYRKIHLFDMDNPETGVRLMESDYVDRGGEILPPVQTPAGLMGLSICYDMRFPEISLSLRKMGAQILTFPSAFTYQTGAAHWEVILRARAIESQCYVIAAAQTGAHNKKRVSWGHAMIVDPWGTVIAQCAERTGIAVAEIDLDLLDKIRKNMPCDKHRRTDLYPELKPLEQFK from the exons ATGTCCACGCGATTAGTAGCTGTTTGTCAAATGACGTCTACTGGggacagagaaaaaaattttgaggtcGTCTCGAGCCTCGTATCTCAAGCTAAAGGAAACAACGCCTGC ATTGCCATGTTTCCAGAGGCTTGCGATTATTTGGCAGATAATAAGAAGGATATCGTAGCAATGGCAGAGCCACTCGACGGAGAATTGATGAGGCGATACAAATGTTTAGCCCGGAATCATGACATCTGTTTATCATTAGGAGGAATTCACGAAAAA TCCGCTGAGAATCGTGACAAAATTTACAACTCACACGTTTTAATAAACAACAGGGGTGAAATGGTCGCAGTCTAcagaaaaatacatttatttgatATGGATAATCCAGAGACGGGAGTTAGGTTAATGGAATCAGACTATGTGGATAGaggtggtgaaattttaccacCTGTACAGACTCCAGCTGGACTAATGGGCTTGAGTATC TGTTACGACATGCGTTTCCCTGAAATATCTCTGAGTTTGAGAAAAATGGGGGCCCAAATACTGACGTTTCCCTCCGCATTCACGTATCAAACGGGTGCTGCTCATTGGGAGGTAATTCTGAGGGCTAGAGCAATAGAAAGCCAATGCTACGTCATTGCAGCGGCTCAAACAGGAGCACACAATAAGAAGCGTGTTAGTTGGGGACATGCGATG ATTGTCGACCCGTGGGGAACGGTGATAGCACAATGCGCGGAAAGAACAGGTATCGCTGTAGCTGAAATAGACCTGGACTTGTTGgataaaattcgtaaaaatatgCCATGCGATAAACATAGGCGTACAGATTTATATCCTGAATTAAAGCCTCTGGAACagttcaaataa
- the LOC124182887 gene encoding deaminated glutathione amidase isoform X1, which produces MIRSLILPLPSLCQFTCNSSIFVATRALSTMSTRLVAVCQMTSTGDREKNFEVVSSLVSQAKGNNACIAMFPEACDYLADNKKDIVAMAEPLDGELMRRYKCLARNHDICLSLGGIHEKSAENRDKIYNSHVLINNRGEMVAVYRKIHLFDMDNPETGVRLMESDYVDRGGEILPPVQTPAGLMGLSICYDMRFPEISLSLRKMGAQILTFPSAFTYQTGAAHWEVILRARAIESQCYVIAAAQTGAHNKKRVSWGHAMIVDPWGTVIAQCAERTGIAVAEIDLDLLDKIRKNMPCDKHRRTDLYPELKPLEQFK; this is translated from the exons ATGATTCGATCGCTCATCCTGCCTCTTCCATCTCTATGTCAATTTACTTGCAACAG tagCATATTTGTGGCAACTCGCGCGTTATCCACAATGTCCACGCGATTAGTAGCTGTTTGTCAAATGACGTCTACTGGggacagagaaaaaaattttgaggtcGTCTCGAGCCTCGTATCTCAAGCTAAAGGAAACAACGCCTGC ATTGCCATGTTTCCAGAGGCTTGCGATTATTTGGCAGATAATAAGAAGGATATCGTAGCAATGGCAGAGCCACTCGACGGAGAATTGATGAGGCGATACAAATGTTTAGCCCGGAATCATGACATCTGTTTATCATTAGGAGGAATTCACGAAAAA TCCGCTGAGAATCGTGACAAAATTTACAACTCACACGTTTTAATAAACAACAGGGGTGAAATGGTCGCAGTCTAcagaaaaatacatttatttgatATGGATAATCCAGAGACGGGAGTTAGGTTAATGGAATCAGACTATGTGGATAGaggtggtgaaattttaccacCTGTACAGACTCCAGCTGGACTAATGGGCTTGAGTATC TGTTACGACATGCGTTTCCCTGAAATATCTCTGAGTTTGAGAAAAATGGGGGCCCAAATACTGACGTTTCCCTCCGCATTCACGTATCAAACGGGTGCTGCTCATTGGGAGGTAATTCTGAGGGCTAGAGCAATAGAAAGCCAATGCTACGTCATTGCAGCGGCTCAAACAGGAGCACACAATAAGAAGCGTGTTAGTTGGGGACATGCGATG ATTGTCGACCCGTGGGGAACGGTGATAGCACAATGCGCGGAAAGAACAGGTATCGCTGTAGCTGAAATAGACCTGGACTTGTTGgataaaattcgtaaaaatatgCCATGCGATAAACATAGGCGTACAGATTTATATCCTGAATTAAAGCCTCTGGAACagttcaaataa
- the LOC124182889 gene encoding ER membrane protein complex subunit 3: MAELLLDSNIRGWVFLPIVVITFLVGIVRHYVSMLLASQKKVEVHQVQDSQVMIRSRMLRENGQYIPKSAFIMRRHFFNNEETGYFKTQKRAPVSQNPMTDPSMMTDMLKGNVTNVLPMVLIGGWINWMFSGFVTTKVPFPLTLRFKPMLQRGIELMTLDAAWVSSASWYFLNVFGLRSIYTLVLGENNAADTSRLLQDQVSGAAMSMPPDPKAAFKAEWEALEICEHNWALNGADADLLGPQNTPESAESIYHQSKTN, from the exons ATGGCCGAGTTGTTACTTGACTCGAATATTCGCGGTTGGGTATTTTTACCCATCGTAGTGATAACGTTTTTAGTAGGAATAGTTCGTCACTATGTCTCAATGCTTCTCGCGTCCCAGAAAAAGGTCGAAGTTCACCAGGTTCAAGACAG CCAAGTGATGATTCGCTCCAGGATGCTGCGAGAGAATGGACAGTATATACCCAAGTCAGCGTTCATAATGCgtcgacattttttcaacaacgaAGAAACTGGATACTTCAAGACACAAAAACGAGCGCCAGTATCTCAGAATCCAATGACCGATCCCAGTATGATGACCGACATGCTGAAGGGAAACGTGACCAATGTCCTTCCCATGGTCTTGATTGGAGGCTGGATTAACTGGATGTTTTCAGGCTTTGTTACAA CAAAAGTACCATTCCCACTGACTTTGCGGTTCAAACCGATGCTACAGCGTGGTATTGAACTTATGACACTGGATGCGGCTTGGGTTTCTTCGGCCTCTTGGTATTTCCTGAATGTGTTTGGTCTCAGGTCTATTTACACGTTGGTACTAGGTGAAAACAACGCTGCCGACACATCCAGACTATTACAAGACCAAGTTTCTGGAGCGGCTATGTCTATGCCACCGGATCCGAAAGCTGCTTTTAAAGCGGAGTGGGAAGCCTTGGAAATATGCGAGCATAATTGGGCTCTAAACGGAGCTGATGCTGATCTATTGGGCCCGCAGAATACCCCAGAATCTGCGGAAAGCATTTATCACCAAAGCAAAACCAATTAA